Proteins found in one Arthrobacter pascens genomic segment:
- a CDS encoding peptide ABC transporter substrate-binding protein, translating to MRLTRTSKALGIVAIAALALTGCGAGGGSNDGGGQATGDPNKIITAYSNEPQHPLLPANTNEVYGGRVVELLFEGLRAYDPDGKPVNALAESIETTDSQNWTIKVKQGQKFTNGEEITAKTFVDSWNFAANSENLQNNGFFFESIAGYEEVSAVTTETSADGKTTTTPAPTAETMSGLEAKDDSTITVKLAQPEADWSLRLGYSAFFPLPSAALADPKAFGENPVGNGPYKMAKEGAWVHDQSISLVKNPDYSGPRESQNGGVTFKFYTDPGPAYTDLQSDNLDVTDVLPSNALKTYISDFPDRNATKPVATNSTLNIPGYNPNFQGEAGKLRRQALSYAINREEICKVIFSGTRTPAKAYAPPVIDGFKEGLKGSETLTFDAAKAKDLWAQAEAIQPYDNSKPLQIASNTDGGNKEWIDAVANGFKNNLGIQAEIQPFAKFAEVLDLRKSQSLPGLSRAGWQGDYPSLYNFLGPVWATGASSNYEKYSNPEFDQLLKEGLAAKTTEEANGKFNAAQEILFEDLPGLALWDQAKPIVWSNNVVKAETGWNGGIRYFDITAK from the coding sequence ATGCGTTTGACGCGCACTTCCAAAGCACTGGGCATCGTGGCAATCGCCGCACTCGCCCTCACCGGCTGCGGCGCTGGAGGCGGCAGCAATGACGGTGGAGGCCAAGCGACCGGCGATCCCAATAAGATCATCACCGCGTACAGCAATGAACCGCAGCATCCGCTGCTGCCGGCTAACACCAACGAAGTGTATGGCGGCCGCGTTGTCGAGCTGCTGTTCGAAGGTCTGCGGGCTTACGACCCCGACGGCAAGCCAGTAAACGCCCTTGCCGAATCGATCGAAACGACTGATTCCCAGAACTGGACCATCAAGGTCAAGCAGGGCCAGAAGTTCACGAACGGCGAAGAGATCACCGCGAAGACCTTTGTGGATTCCTGGAACTTCGCCGCGAACTCCGAGAACCTCCAGAACAACGGATTCTTCTTCGAGTCCATTGCCGGGTACGAGGAGGTTTCGGCTGTAACCACCGAGACGTCCGCAGATGGTAAGACCACCACCACTCCTGCCCCCACCGCGGAAACCATGTCAGGCCTTGAGGCCAAGGACGACTCCACCATCACGGTCAAACTGGCCCAGCCTGAGGCCGACTGGTCGCTGCGCCTCGGATACTCCGCATTCTTCCCGCTCCCCTCGGCAGCCCTGGCGGATCCGAAGGCCTTCGGTGAGAACCCGGTGGGCAACGGCCCGTACAAGATGGCAAAAGAAGGCGCCTGGGTTCACGACCAGTCCATCTCGCTCGTGAAGAACCCGGACTACAGCGGTCCCCGCGAGTCGCAGAACGGAGGCGTGACCTTCAAGTTCTACACAGACCCGGGCCCCGCTTACACCGACCTTCAGTCGGACAACCTGGACGTCACCGATGTGCTGCCGTCGAATGCGCTGAAGACGTACATCTCGGATTTCCCCGACCGTAACGCCACCAAGCCCGTTGCTACCAACTCCACGCTGAACATTCCGGGTTACAACCCGAACTTCCAGGGCGAGGCAGGCAAACTCCGCCGCCAGGCACTGTCCTACGCGATCAACCGCGAGGAAATCTGCAAGGTGATTTTCAGCGGAACCCGGACGCCGGCCAAAGCCTACGCGCCGCCAGTGATCGACGGCTTCAAGGAAGGCCTCAAGGGGAGCGAAACCTTGACGTTTGACGCCGCCAAGGCCAAGGACCTGTGGGCCCAGGCCGAGGCGATCCAGCCCTATGACAATTCCAAGCCGCTCCAGATTGCCTCAAACACTGACGGTGGAAACAAGGAATGGATCGACGCCGTTGCCAACGGCTTCAAGAACAACCTGGGCATCCAGGCTGAAATCCAGCCCTTCGCCAAGTTCGCGGAAGTATTGGACCTGCGTAAGTCCCAGTCACTTCCTGGCCTCAGCCGGGCCGGCTGGCAGGGCGACTACCCGTCGCTCTATAACTTCCTCGGACCTGTCTGGGCAACCGGCGCGTCCTCCAACTACGAGAAGTACTCGAACCCTGAGTTCGACCAGCTGCTCAAGGAGGGCCTGGCTGCCAAGACCACCGAAGAAGCCAACGGCAAGTTCAACGCCGCGCAGGAGATCCTTTTCGAGGACCTGCCCGGCTTGGCACTCTGGGATCAGGCAAAGCCGATTGTGTGGAGCAACAACGTTGTGAAGGCCGAAACCGGCTGGAACGGCGGCATCCGCTACTTCGACATCACGGCCAAGTAG
- a CDS encoding ABC transporter permease, which produces MVRFILRRLLQVIPVFLGTTLLVYYMVFALPGDPIAALFGDRQPPQAVIDTLRSQYHLDEPFWVQYGLFLKNLFTFNLGNDFTGQPIAASLARIFPVTAMLAVEALVIEAVFGIAFGVFAGLRRGKWFDSTVLVASLVVIAVPTFVLGFVFQLVFGVQLGWAKPTVGATADWGNLLLPATVLGLVSFAYVLRLTRASVSESMTADYVRTATAKGLSRPRVVMTHILRNSLIPVVTFLGADLGGLMGGAIVTEGIFNVPGVGNKLYQATLRSEGPTVVAIVSVLVLVFVVANLLVDLLYAWLDPRIRYDQ; this is translated from the coding sequence GTGGTCCGCTTTATTCTGCGTCGCCTCCTTCAAGTGATTCCGGTTTTCCTCGGCACCACGCTCCTGGTCTATTACATGGTGTTCGCCCTTCCGGGCGACCCGATTGCTGCGCTCTTCGGCGACCGCCAGCCCCCACAGGCCGTGATCGACACGCTCCGCAGCCAGTACCACCTGGATGAACCCTTCTGGGTCCAGTACGGTCTTTTCCTCAAGAACCTATTCACCTTCAATCTGGGGAATGACTTCACCGGGCAGCCCATTGCAGCCTCCTTGGCCCGGATCTTTCCGGTGACCGCAATGCTCGCCGTCGAAGCGCTCGTTATCGAGGCGGTTTTCGGAATCGCCTTCGGCGTTTTCGCTGGCCTGCGCCGTGGCAAGTGGTTTGACTCCACGGTTCTGGTTGCCTCCCTCGTAGTCATCGCCGTCCCGACCTTCGTTCTCGGCTTCGTCTTCCAGTTGGTGTTCGGAGTCCAGTTGGGGTGGGCGAAACCAACGGTCGGCGCAACTGCTGACTGGGGGAACCTGCTGCTGCCGGCCACTGTCCTGGGGCTGGTGTCCTTTGCCTATGTGCTCCGCCTGACTCGGGCATCGGTCAGCGAGAGCATGACGGCCGACTACGTGCGGACAGCCACGGCCAAGGGCCTTTCCCGGCCGCGCGTGGTGATGACGCACATCCTGCGCAACTCGCTCATTCCGGTAGTGACGTTCCTGGGTGCAGACCTTGGCGGCCTGATGGGCGGTGCCATCGTCACAGAAGGCATCTTCAACGTTCCTGGCGTAGGGAACAAGCTCTACCAGGCCACTCTGCGAAGTGAGGGCCCAACTGTTGTTGCCATCGTGAGCGTGCTGGTGCTGGTCTTTGTAGTGGCCAACCTGCTTGTTGATCTCCTGTACGCCTGGCTGGACCCGAGGATTCGCTATGACCAGTAA
- a CDS encoding ABC transporter permease produces MTSKTNHFVAPVEETPLLATDALKTDEAPLSLWADAWRKLRRRPLFIISSLLILALIVIALFPGLISTVPPNDDCQLANSEAGPTAGNPFGFTFQGCDIYSRVVHGTQASLSVGVLSVLCVLIIGVTLGALAGYYGGWVDAVLARLGDIFFALPLILGALVITQLPALRDNKSVWTVVMVISLLAWPQMARITRGAVIEVRNADFVTAARALGVSKFGALVRHVLPNALAPIIVLATLNLGIFIVAEATLSFLGIGLPPSIMSWGNDIAGAQASIRTHPEILLYPAAALSITVLSFIMLGDAVRDALDPKSRQR; encoded by the coding sequence ATGACCAGTAAAACCAATCATTTCGTAGCACCCGTCGAAGAGACCCCGCTTCTTGCGACAGACGCCCTGAAGACCGACGAAGCACCGCTGAGCCTTTGGGCGGATGCCTGGCGCAAACTTCGCCGCCGTCCCTTGTTCATTATTTCGTCGCTGCTGATTCTGGCATTGATTGTCATCGCGTTGTTCCCCGGCCTGATTTCGACCGTGCCGCCCAACGATGACTGTCAACTGGCGAACTCGGAAGCCGGCCCCACCGCCGGGAATCCGTTCGGCTTCACCTTCCAAGGCTGCGACATCTATTCGCGCGTGGTCCACGGCACGCAGGCCTCGCTGTCCGTAGGTGTGTTGTCCGTGCTCTGCGTCCTGATCATTGGGGTGACCCTCGGCGCGCTCGCGGGCTATTACGGCGGCTGGGTGGACGCGGTCCTCGCGCGGCTTGGTGACATTTTCTTCGCATTGCCCCTGATCCTGGGTGCGCTGGTCATCACCCAGCTACCAGCGTTGCGCGACAACAAGAGTGTCTGGACAGTGGTCATGGTCATCTCCCTGTTGGCCTGGCCACAGATGGCCCGTATTACCCGGGGCGCCGTGATAGAGGTGCGGAACGCGGACTTTGTCACGGCTGCCCGTGCTCTGGGCGTCTCGAAATTTGGGGCCTTGGTCAGGCATGTCCTCCCCAACGCCTTGGCCCCCATCATTGTGCTCGCAACCTTGAACCTGGGCATATTCATCGTGGCTGAGGCCACGCTGTCATTCCTTGGCATCGGGTTACCGCCCAGCATCATGTCTTGGGGTAATGACATCGCGGGCGCACAGGCATCGATTCGGACCCACCCGGAAATCCTGCTTTATCCCGCGGCAGCACTTTCCATCACGGTCCTGAGCTTCATCATGCTCGGCGATGCAGTGCGTGATGCCCTTGATCCGAAGAGCCGTCAGCGATGA
- a CDS encoding dipeptide ABC transporter ATP-binding protein, translating into MTTSDIRINEAGRTEPTPLLEIRDLAITFKTGSGEVRAVRNAHLSIMPGETVAIVGESGSGKSTTALAAIGLLPPNGRVSGGQILLDGEDIAQATEKRMIELRGNTIGMVPQDPMSNLNPVWKIGYQVRETLRANGRPDGPDDVATVLAQAGLPDAHRRAKQYPHEFSGGMRQRALIAIGLSCQPRLLIADEPTSALDVTVQRQILDHLDTMTSELGTAVLLITHDLGLAAERADKVVVMYQGQVVEAGPSLDLLQYPQHPYTRRLVESAPSLASRRIQAAKELGVEATDLLAPAAEAAAKDHVLQIRDLRKVYKLRQGIGKSADFAAVDGVSFDVTRGTTTAIVGESGSGKSTVAKMVLQLEKPTDGTILFDGVDTSLLKGTELFKFRRRVQPIFQDPYGSLDPMYNIYRTIEEPLRVHKIGDKASREKKVRELLNQVALPQSSMQRFPNELSGGQRQRVAIARALALDPEVIICDEAVSALDVLVQAQVLNLLADLQSNLGLTYLFITHDLAVVRQIADHVCVMEKGQLVETGSTDDVFDSPQQEYTKALLNAIPGARLTLPPEVA; encoded by the coding sequence ATGACAACGTCAGACATTCGTATCAATGAGGCCGGGCGAACGGAACCGACGCCGCTCCTGGAAATCCGCGACCTGGCCATTACCTTCAAAACGGGCAGCGGGGAGGTCCGTGCTGTCCGGAACGCGCATCTCAGCATCATGCCCGGTGAGACCGTAGCCATTGTGGGGGAGTCGGGGTCGGGTAAATCGACCACAGCCCTCGCAGCAATCGGCCTGCTGCCCCCCAACGGACGGGTGTCGGGGGGACAGATCCTGCTCGATGGCGAAGACATCGCGCAGGCAACCGAAAAGCGAATGATAGAACTTCGCGGCAACACGATTGGCATGGTTCCGCAGGATCCAATGTCCAACCTGAACCCGGTGTGGAAGATCGGCTACCAGGTCCGCGAGACATTGCGGGCCAACGGAAGGCCAGACGGTCCTGACGACGTGGCAACCGTGCTGGCCCAGGCAGGGCTGCCGGACGCGCATCGGCGGGCAAAGCAATATCCGCACGAGTTTTCCGGCGGTATGCGCCAGCGTGCGCTGATCGCCATCGGACTCTCGTGCCAGCCGCGGCTGCTGATTGCTGACGAGCCGACATCGGCGCTGGATGTGACCGTACAGCGGCAGATCCTGGACCACCTGGACACGATGACTTCGGAACTCGGAACGGCCGTGCTGCTTATTACCCATGATTTGGGACTGGCAGCGGAGCGTGCGGACAAGGTAGTGGTCATGTACCAGGGGCAGGTGGTCGAAGCCGGCCCCTCCTTGGATCTCCTGCAGTATCCGCAGCACCCGTACACAAGGCGCCTCGTCGAATCAGCGCCGTCGCTTGCCAGCCGGCGGATCCAGGCGGCGAAAGAACTTGGGGTTGAGGCGACGGATCTCCTGGCGCCGGCCGCAGAAGCGGCGGCAAAGGACCATGTCCTGCAGATCCGGGACCTGCGCAAGGTCTACAAACTGCGTCAGGGTATCGGAAAATCTGCGGATTTTGCCGCCGTCGACGGCGTGAGCTTCGACGTCACGAGAGGCACTACGACTGCGATCGTGGGGGAGTCCGGTTCCGGCAAATCCACTGTTGCCAAGATGGTGCTGCAGCTTGAAAAGCCCACTGATGGCACTATCCTGTTTGACGGCGTCGATACCTCGCTGTTGAAGGGGACGGAGCTCTTCAAGTTCCGTAGGCGCGTGCAGCCCATCTTCCAGGATCCGTACGGTTCGCTTGATCCGATGTACAACATATACCGGACCATCGAAGAGCCCCTTCGGGTTCACAAGATCGGAGATAAGGCCAGCCGGGAAAAGAAGGTCCGCGAGCTCCTGAACCAGGTGGCGCTGCCGCAGTCCAGCATGCAGCGCTTCCCGAATGAACTTTCGGGAGGCCAGCGACAACGTGTAGCCATTGCGCGTGCGCTGGCTCTCGACCCGGAAGTGATTATCTGCGACGAGGCGGTGTCCGCGCTGGACGTTTTGGTCCAGGCGCAGGTACTCAATCTCCTGGCCGACCTCCAGTCCAACCTGGGGCTCACCTACCTTTTCATCACCCATGACCTTGCAGTCGTCCGGCAAATTGCCGATCACGTCTGCGTCATGGAGAAGGGGCAACTGGTGGAGACCGGATCCACGGATGATGTCTTCGATTCGCCGCAGCAGGAATACACCAAGGCCCTGCTCAACGCCATCCCCGGGGCGCGCCTGACGCTTCCCCCGGAGGTGGCCTGA
- a CDS encoding SGNH/GDSL hydrolase family protein, translating into MRKASALSRFVASGIAVGVLLSGCGQAQEPPAASEVGKPAAGKYLARDVDPATLPAGSLYRNPASGRDEVVVPDIGNTALLIGDSQSEPSDGWPRLGLAAVGYKVHFCGRGGTGFVAANGKTGNYIDALHRGDWKLPHGTPPLIVIQGGGNDAAQGATDAQIVANADRLIAVLQERYPGARMAMIGTLARGANYGGGRRSQVDALLGTVAAKHGMPFVAVGDWLTKYGLAKNLDDAVHMNAAGRSSLGALLERRLRQLQLEAQPGGTPGSLKASATDGPETE; encoded by the coding sequence ATGCGAAAAGCCTCGGCTCTGTCCCGCTTTGTCGCATCTGGAATCGCCGTCGGCGTCCTCCTGAGCGGCTGCGGGCAGGCCCAAGAACCACCTGCTGCGTCCGAAGTGGGGAAGCCTGCGGCAGGGAAGTATCTGGCGCGCGACGTTGACCCTGCCACACTTCCGGCAGGTTCCCTCTACCGCAACCCGGCAAGCGGCCGCGACGAGGTGGTGGTGCCGGACATCGGGAACACCGCCCTCCTCATAGGTGATTCGCAGTCCGAACCGTCGGACGGCTGGCCGCGGCTTGGCCTGGCCGCAGTCGGCTACAAGGTTCATTTCTGCGGGCGCGGCGGAACCGGCTTCGTGGCTGCCAATGGCAAGACCGGGAACTACATCGACGCCCTGCACCGGGGTGACTGGAAGCTTCCCCATGGGACTCCCCCGCTGATCGTTATCCAGGGCGGCGGTAACGACGCGGCGCAAGGTGCCACCGACGCACAGATCGTTGCGAATGCGGACCGCCTGATCGCCGTCCTCCAGGAGCGCTACCCGGGCGCGCGGATGGCCATGATCGGTACGCTGGCACGCGGTGCCAATTACGGCGGTGGCCGCCGCAGCCAGGTGGACGCGCTCCTGGGGACCGTGGCGGCCAAGCATGGCATGCCCTTTGTGGCGGTGGGCGACTGGCTGACCAAGTACGGCCTGGCCAAGAACCTCGACGACGCCGTCCATATGAACGCAGCCGGCCGCAGCTCGCTCGGCGCCCTGCTCGAACGCCGGCTGCGGCAGCTGCAGCTCGAAGCGCAGCCTGGCGGTACGCCCGGTTCGCTGAAAGCATCAGCGACCGATGGCCCGGAGACTGAATAG
- the typA gene encoding translational GTPase TypA, which translates to MSETTTNTAVATASRSDLRNVAIVAHVDHGKTTLVDAMLKQTNSFAEHNHLEDRVMDSGDLEREKGITILAKNTTVAYNGPSSHGETITINVIDTPGHADFGGEVERGLSMVDGVVLLVDASEGPLPQTRFVLRKALAAHLPVILLVNKTDRPDARIEEVVHESMDLLLGLASDLADEVPDLDLDKILNVPVVYAAAKVGRASLEQPADGSAPENEDLEPLFQTIIEHIPAPTYNPNGVLQAHVTNLDASPFLGRLALLRIYNGTLRKGQTVAWARANGELKNVKITELLATKALDRVPTESAGPGEIVAVAGIEEITIGETLTDADNPQPLPLITVDDPAISMTIGINTSPLAGKVKGAKVTARQVKDRLDKELIGNVSIRVLPTERPDAWEVQGRGELALAILVEQMRREGFELTVGKPQVVTRTVDGKIHEPMEHMTIDVPEEYLGAVTQLMAARKGRMTNMANHGTGWCRMEFIVPARGLIGFRTKFLTDTRGAGIAASISEGYEPWAGPIEYRTNGSMIADRAGVVTPFAMINLQERGSFFVRPTSEVYEGQIVGENSRADDMDVNITKEKKLTNMRAASSDTFENLTPPRDLTLEESLEFAREDECVEVTPESIRIRKVILDSNERSKANRARAKV; encoded by the coding sequence ATGTCTGAAACCACCACCAACACCGCGGTAGCCACTGCATCGCGCAGTGACCTGCGCAACGTCGCGATCGTGGCCCACGTTGACCACGGCAAGACCACGCTGGTCGACGCCATGCTCAAGCAGACCAACTCCTTTGCCGAGCACAACCACCTCGAGGACCGTGTGATGGACTCCGGTGACCTGGAGCGTGAAAAGGGCATCACCATCCTGGCCAAGAACACCACCGTGGCCTACAACGGACCGTCTTCCCATGGCGAGACCATCACCATCAACGTGATCGACACCCCCGGCCACGCCGACTTCGGTGGCGAGGTGGAGCGCGGCCTGTCCATGGTGGACGGCGTTGTGCTGCTGGTTGACGCTTCCGAGGGCCCGCTGCCCCAGACCCGCTTTGTGCTGCGCAAGGCCCTGGCCGCGCACCTGCCGGTCATCCTGCTGGTGAACAAGACCGACCGCCCTGACGCACGCATCGAGGAAGTCGTCCACGAGTCCATGGACCTCCTGCTGGGCCTCGCCTCGGACCTTGCGGATGAGGTTCCGGACCTGGATCTGGACAAGATCCTCAACGTTCCCGTGGTGTATGCCGCAGCGAAGGTAGGCCGTGCCTCCCTCGAGCAGCCCGCCGACGGATCCGCACCGGAGAACGAGGACCTGGAGCCGCTGTTCCAGACCATCATCGAACACATCCCGGCGCCCACCTACAACCCGAACGGCGTCCTGCAGGCACACGTCACCAACCTGGATGCCTCACCGTTCCTGGGCCGCCTTGCCCTGCTGCGTATCTACAACGGCACCCTGCGCAAGGGCCAGACCGTCGCCTGGGCACGCGCCAATGGTGAGCTCAAGAACGTCAAGATCACTGAGCTCCTGGCCACCAAGGCACTGGACCGTGTTCCGACCGAGTCCGCCGGACCGGGCGAAATCGTGGCTGTCGCCGGAATCGAGGAGATCACCATCGGTGAGACCCTGACCGACGCCGACAACCCGCAGCCGCTGCCGCTCATCACCGTGGACGATCCCGCGATCTCCATGACCATCGGTATCAACACCTCGCCGCTGGCCGGCAAGGTCAAGGGCGCCAAGGTCACGGCCCGCCAGGTGAAGGACCGCCTGGACAAGGAACTGATCGGCAACGTCTCCATCAGGGTTCTCCCCACCGAGCGTCCCGACGCCTGGGAAGTCCAGGGCCGTGGCGAGCTCGCGCTGGCCATCCTCGTTGAGCAGATGCGCCGTGAAGGCTTCGAACTGACCGTCGGCAAGCCGCAGGTTGTCACCAGGACCGTCGACGGCAAGATCCACGAGCCGATGGAACACATGACCATCGACGTGCCGGAGGAGTACCTCGGTGCCGTCACGCAGCTCATGGCCGCCCGCAAGGGCCGCATGACCAACATGGCCAACCACGGTACCGGCTGGTGCCGCATGGAATTCATCGTTCCGGCCCGTGGCCTGATCGGTTTCCGGACGAAGTTCCTCACGGACACCCGTGGCGCGGGCATCGCAGCCTCCATCTCGGAGGGCTACGAGCCCTGGGCCGGCCCCATCGAGTACCGCACCAACGGTTCCATGATCGCCGACCGCGCCGGTGTTGTGACGCCGTTCGCCATGATCAACCTGCAGGAACGTGGATCCTTCTTCGTCAGGCCCACGTCCGAGGTCTACGAAGGCCAGATCGTCGGCGAGAACTCCCGCGCCGACGACATGGATGTGAACATCACCAAGGAAAAGAAGCTCACCAACATGCGTGCTGCTTCCTCCGACACCTTCGAGAACTTGACGCCGCCGCGCGACCTGACCCTCGAAGAGTCCCTCGAATTCGCCCGCGAGGACGAGTGTGTTGAGGTGACCCCGGAATCCATCCGCATCCGCAAGGTCATCCTGGACAGCAACGAGCGTTCCAAGGCCAACCGCGCCCGCGCCAAGGTCTAG
- a CDS encoding putative acetyltransferase: MSLTAPSPREFLAAAAPGTRVVVRYRIDGGGLTDALGFLAGTNDDDCTVRTRQADVVIPLDLVVAAKEVPPAPERRRPRGPHKG, translated from the coding sequence GTGAGTCTGACCGCGCCTTCGCCCCGGGAATTCCTGGCAGCCGCTGCCCCCGGAACCCGAGTGGTGGTCCGGTACCGGATCGACGGCGGCGGGCTGACCGACGCGCTCGGGTTTCTGGCGGGAACAAACGACGACGACTGCACCGTCCGCACCCGGCAGGCCGACGTCGTAATTCCCCTGGACCTGGTGGTGGCGGCTAAGGAAGTGCCGCCCGCGCCGGAGCGGCGCCGGCCGCGCGGCCCCCACAAGGGCTGA
- the fdxA gene encoding ferredoxin, whose translation MTYVIAQPCVDVKDKACIEECPVDCIYEGERSLYIHPDECVDCGACEPVCPVEAIYYEDDTPDEWADYYKANVEFFDDLGSPGGAAKVGNTGKDHPMIAALPPQNQDN comes from the coding sequence GTGACGTACGTAATCGCGCAGCCGTGTGTAGATGTCAAGGACAAGGCATGTATTGAGGAGTGCCCCGTCGACTGCATCTACGAGGGTGAGCGTTCGCTGTACATCCATCCGGATGAGTGCGTCGATTGTGGTGCCTGTGAGCCTGTGTGCCCCGTTGAGGCCATCTACTACGAGGATGACACCCCTGACGAGTGGGCCGACTACTACAAGGCCAACGTGGAATTCTTCGACGATCTGGGCTCCCCCGGGGGTGCCGCGAAGGTCGGCAACACGGGCAAGGACCACCCGATGATCGCGGCCCTGCCGCCGCAGAACCAAGACAACTGA
- the dapC gene encoding succinyldiaminopimelate transaminase, which translates to MTAAVNSFGLSLPDYPWEAMAPYLAKASEHPGGAVNLSIGTPVDPTPVLIQEALKAAADAPGYPTVHGTIPLREAIAAWFERRRGVPGLDPRNVMPTVGSKELVAWLPLLLGLKPDDVVVRPKVAYPTYDIGATFAGVTSVATDHLDELDDDTRSRVRLVWVNSPGNPTGSVRDVESLKSLVAQARELGAVVASDECYAELGWGTWDLQRGGEPVPSILDPRVAGGSHKGLLAVYSLSKQSNLAGYRAAFVAGDPRIMANLVNSRKHAGMIVPYPVQEAMRVALSDDTHVQAQKDLYRSRRERLVPALQQFGLDIKESDAGLYLWSTAGESTWDTVARLADRGIVVGPGVFYGEAGSGFVRVALTGADERIDAAVSRLATAP; encoded by the coding sequence GTGACCGCAGCGGTGAACAGCTTTGGCCTGAGCCTGCCCGACTACCCGTGGGAGGCCATGGCACCGTATCTGGCAAAGGCTTCGGAGCACCCGGGCGGGGCCGTGAACCTGTCCATCGGCACACCGGTGGATCCCACCCCTGTACTGATCCAGGAGGCGCTCAAGGCTGCCGCGGATGCCCCGGGATACCCCACGGTCCACGGCACCATCCCGTTGCGGGAAGCGATCGCTGCCTGGTTCGAACGCCGCCGCGGTGTTCCAGGTCTGGATCCGAGAAACGTCATGCCCACAGTGGGTTCCAAGGAACTGGTGGCGTGGCTGCCGCTGCTGCTGGGGCTGAAGCCGGACGACGTCGTCGTCCGGCCTAAAGTTGCTTACCCCACCTATGACATCGGCGCCACCTTCGCCGGCGTTACGTCGGTGGCCACCGACCACCTTGACGAACTTGATGACGACACGCGTTCAAGGGTCCGTCTGGTCTGGGTGAATTCGCCCGGGAACCCCACCGGAAGCGTCAGGGACGTTGAATCACTCAAGTCCCTCGTGGCGCAGGCCAGGGAACTGGGGGCCGTGGTGGCGTCCGATGAATGCTATGCCGAACTGGGTTGGGGTACCTGGGACCTCCAGCGCGGCGGCGAGCCCGTGCCCAGCATCCTGGACCCCCGTGTTGCCGGCGGCTCACACAAGGGCCTGCTGGCCGTGTATTCGCTGAGCAAGCAGTCCAACCTTGCAGGCTACCGGGCCGCGTTCGTCGCCGGCGATCCCCGCATCATGGCGAACCTCGTCAACAGCCGCAAGCACGCTGGCATGATTGTGCCCTACCCCGTCCAGGAGGCAATGCGCGTGGCCTTGAGCGACGACACGCATGTCCAGGCCCAGAAGGACCTCTACCGCAGCCGCAGGGAACGCCTCGTGCCGGCCCTGCAGCAGTTCGGACTGGACATCAAGGAGTCCGACGCCGGGCTGTACCTCTGGTCCACCGCGGGCGAAAGCACCTGGGACACCGTGGCGCGCCTGGCAGACCGGGGAATCGTCGTGGGTCCGGGCGTCTTCTACGGTGAGGCAGGCAGCGGATTCGTGCGTGTTGCATTAACCGGAGCTGACGAACGGATCGACGCCGCGGTGTCGCGTCTGGCGACGGCTCCGTAA